GGTCCAATGCTCCCTGAGCCAGACACAAGTAAACCACTAGAAGAACAACATTGGAACCATTTTCTGAGCGGATTCCCACCGGGGTCTGTAATTTTTTGTGCACTTGGCACCCAAATTGTTCTTGAGAAGGATCAATTTCAAGAACTCTGCTTAGGGATGGAGCTGACAGGTTTACCCTTTCTTTTAGCGGTAAAGCCACCAAGAGGATCATCAACGGTCCAAGAAGGTTTACCAGAAGGGTTCGAGGAGCGGGTTAAGGGGCGTGGTGTGGTTTGGGGAGGATGGGTGCAGCAACCTTTGATATTGTCTCATCCATCGGTAGGCTGCTTTGTGAACCATTGTGGTCCTGGAACAATATGGGAGTGTCTCCTGAGTGATTGCCAAATGGTTTTAATTCCATTTTTCGGTGATCAAGTTCTCTTCACAAGATTGTTGACCGAGGAATTCGAGGTTTCTGTAGAAGTTTCGAGGGAAAAAACCGGATGGTTTTCAAAGGAGAGCTTAAGAGATGCGGTCAAGTCTGTGATGGATAAAGACAGTGACCTCGGGGAGCTAGTGAGGAGTAACCACGCCAAATTGAAGGAGATTCTTATTAGTCCTGGACTATTTGCTGGTTACGTGGATAACTTTGTTGAGGCATTGACTGATTTGATCAATGTGAAAAAACATGATTAGATGTATAATTGTATGTGTTTATTATGATGAAGGTTGGTTATGATActaaatcaataattttaaaactataatacatTTGAAAGCAATTTTAGTTACGTAGCAAAAGTTccaaatttgtttcttttttaaattttaagttgaatgaattgaacaattttttcaattctttcat
This genomic window from Camelina sativa cultivar DH55 unplaced genomic scaffold, Cs unpScaffold02195, whole genome shotgun sequence contains:
- the LOC104774258 gene encoding UDP-glycosyltransferase 79B8-like is translated as MELTGLPFLLAVKPPRGSSTVQEGLPEGFEERVKGRGVVWGGWVQQPLILSHPSVGCFVNHCGPGTIWECLLSDCQMVLIPFFGDQVLFTRLLTEEFEVSVEVSREKTGWFSKESLRDAVKSVMDKDSDLGELVRSNHAKLKEILISPGLFAGYVDNFVEALTDLINVKKHD